A section of the Carya illinoinensis cultivar Pawnee chromosome 12, C.illinoinensisPawnee_v1, whole genome shotgun sequence genome encodes:
- the LOC122290490 gene encoding EP1-like glycoprotein 2: protein MATLSPRFLLVRFLLVIGFLAFATHCQVPANQTFKIINQGEFGWYIIEYDASYRTFETEVYSFFTSPFRLCFYNTTPDAYILAIRAGISRDESLMRWVWDANRNHPVRENATLSFGRDGNMVLADVDGRVAWQTNTANKGVTGFKLLPNGNLVLHDKNGRFIWQSFDYPTDTLLIGQSLRINGRNKLVSRKSDMDPSDGPYSIVLDHNGLTMFLNNSGQLLTYGGWTGSDYGSTVTFDAVPENENATGYQLVLTTNQDTNSPPPPAGRRRLLQVRPIGNAQEIFLNQRNYNATYSFLRLGSDGNLKAMTYYNKVSILRWEETFAFFSSYFVRECALPSMCGAYGLCDKRMCVACPSPKGLLGWSESCAPPKLGPCKSRLAKVDYYKIVGVEHFLNPYLDDGDGPMKVGECREKCDKDCKCLGFIYKEDTSKCLLAPLLGTLIKDVNISSVGYIKYSK, encoded by the coding sequence ATGGCCACTCTTTCTCCCCGCTTTCTCCTAGTTCGCTTCTTGCTCGTAATTGGCTTCTTGGCCTTTGCCACTCATTGTCAAGTCCCAGCAAACCAAACCTTCAAAATCATAAACCAAGGTGAGTTTGGATGGTATATTATCGAATACGACGCAAGCTACCGTACATTTGAAACTGAGGTTTACAGCTTCTTTACCTCCCCCTTCCGGCTTTGCTTCTACAACACCACTCCGGATGCCTACATATTAGCCATTAGAGCCGGCATTTCACGCGACGAAAGCTTAATGCGGTGGGTCTGGGATGCCAACCGCAACCATCCGGTTCGCGAAAACGCCACACTCTCTTTCGGGAGGGACGGAAACATGGTGCTCGCCGACGTAGATGGACGCGTGGCGTGGCAAACCAACACCGCCAATAAGGGTGTCACTGGCTTCAAGTTACTTCCCAATGGGAACTTGGTGCTTCACGACAAGAACGGAAGATTTATATGGCAAAGCTTCGATTACCCTACTGATACTCTTCTAATCGGGCAGTCTCTAAGAATCAACGGCCGGAACAAGCTCGTTAGCCGGAAATCAGACATGGACCCCTCGGACGGGCCATATAGTATTGTTCTTGACCACAATGGGCTCACCATGTTTCTAAACAACTCGGGTCAGCTTCTTACATATGGGGGTTGGACAGGCAGTGACTATGGCAGTACTGTAACCTTCGATGCAGTGCCTGAGAATGAAAACGCTACCGGTTATCAGCTAGTCCTTACTACAAACCAAGACACTAATTCTCCACCACCACCGGCTGGCCGGCGTCGCCTCCTACAAGTACGTCCTATTGGCAATGCACAGGAAATCTTCCTTAATCAGCGCAATTACAATGCAACATATTCATTCTTGAGGCTTGGCTCTGATGGTAATCTCAAGGCCATGACTTACTATAACAAAGTGAGTATCTTAAGGTGGGAAGAGACCTTTGCATTCTTTTCGTCCTATTTTGTCAGAGAATGCGCGTTGCCGTCCATGTGCGGAGCGTATGGATTATGTGACAAGCGGATGTGCGTAGCGTGCCCAAGCCCGAAAGGGCTTCTAGGTTGGAGTGAGAGTTGCGCACCGCCGAAGTTGGGGCCGTGTAAGAGCAGATTAGCAAAGGTTGATTACTATAAGATTGTGGGGGTGGAGCATTTCTTGAACCCGTATTTGGACGATGGCGATGGCCCAATGAAGGTTGGGGAATGCAGGGAGAAGTGCGATAAGGACTGTAAGTGTCTAGGTTTCATTTACAAGGAAGATACTTCCAAGTGCTTACTTGCACCATTGCTTGGGACTCTTATCAAAGATGTTAATATTTCTTCTGTGGGATACATCAAATATTCAAAGTAG
- the LOC122288813 gene encoding epidermis-specific secreted glycoprotein EP1-like, translating into MTKMPLLSLILFSLLSFTAQASVPSNATFKYINDGEFGPYIVEYDGNYRVLPVSNSPFQLAFYNTTPNAFTLALRMATTRSESLFRWVWEANRGNPVGENATLTFGTNGNLVLADANGRVAWQTNTANKGVVGFKLLPNGNMVLHDAKGKFVWQSFDHPTDTLLVGQTLRVGGPTKLVSRASERDNKDGRYSLVMETKGLSLYYKSNNSPRPILYFSSSDDWFFVQEGYLQYVTVYSSPDTDEGYAYELGLKYEVANSTTSGNRILARPKYNGTLSFIRLGIDGNLRFYTYYDKVDYRAWEVTYTLFDRDSTESECQLPERCGKFGLCEDNQCVACPLSNGLLGWSKDCKPEKLTSCRVNDFHYYKVGGVDHFMSKFTTGESVSEKDCTKKCSMDCKCLGYFYHNKDSKCWIAYDLNTLTKVANSTHVGYIKVPNH; encoded by the coding sequence ATGACCAAAATGCCTCTGCTTTCCCTCATTCTCTTCTCCCTCCTTTCCTTCACTGCCCAAGCTTCCGTTCCTTCAAACGCAACTTTCAAGTATATTAACGATGGAGAATTTGGGCCGTACATTGTCGAGTATGATGGAAACTACCGTGTTCTCCCCGTTTCCAATTCCCCCTTCCAACTCGCCTTCTACAACACCACCCCAAACGCCTTCACGCTCGCATTGCGAATGGCCACCACTCGGTCGGAGTCGCTCTTCCGTTGGGTTTGGGAAGCCAATAGAGGCAACCCAGTTGGCGAAAACGCCACCCTGACTTTCGGCACCAACGGCAACCTCGTATTGGCCGATGCCAATGGCCGTGTCGCTTGGCAGACCAACACGGCCAACAAAGGCGTGGTTGGCTTCAAGCTTTTGCCAAATGGAAACATGGTCCTCCACGACGCCAAGGGCAAATTTGTTTGGCAGAGTTTTGACCACCCAACGGACACTCTCTTGGTGGGTCAAACTCTCAGGGTCGGGGGTCCAACCAAACTCGTAAGCCGGGCTTCAGAAAGGGACAACAAAGACGGGCGTTACAGCTTGGTGATGGAGACTAAAGGACTGTCTTTATACTATAAGAGCAATAATTCTCCGAGACCGATTCTCTACTTCTCATCTTCCGACGACTGGTTTTTTGTTCAGGAGGGTTACCTACAATATGTGACGGTATATTCTTCCCCTGACACCGATGAGGGTTATGCTTACGAGCTAGGCTTGAAGTACGAAGTAGCCAACTCCACAACCAGTGGGAATAGAATTTTGGCTAGGCCTAAATACAACGGCACTCTGTCTTTCATCCGTCTCGGAATTGATGGCAATCTTAGGTTCTATACTTACTATGACAAGGTGGATTATCGTGCTTGGGAAGTGACATACACTCTGTTTGATAGAGACTCGACCGAGAGTGAATGCCAATTGCCGGAGCGTTGTGGGAAGTTTGGTCTTTGCGAGGACAACCAATGTGTTGCCTGCCCATTGTCGAATGGGTTGCTGGGTTGGAGTAAGGATTGCAAGCCTGAGAAGCTGACATCTTGTCGGGTGAATGACTTTCACTATTACAAGGTTGGAGGCGTGGATCATTTCATGAGCAAATTCACAACCGGAGAAAGCGTGAGTGAAAAAGATTGCACCAAGAAGTGTTCGATGGACTGCAAATGCCTGGGCTATTTTTACCACAATAAGGACTCCAAATGTTGGATTGCTTACGATCTGAATACCCTAACGAAAGTCGCGAATTCTACACATGTAGGTTATATCAAGGTACCGAATCACTAA